The following proteins come from a genomic window of Streptomyces sp. NBC_00539:
- a CDS encoding L,D-transpeptidase has product MGRTRVNLQPIRGRVRTGLPALLLGAALLFTSACSGGGNSGGGAGDNAGGKGGGKTGTEASKAVVNVKPDDGSKEVATSGVLKISSTGGKLATVTVADTKGNAVDGKMGADGASWEPSRNLAAATEYKVHVVAKDEAGRESAKDTTFTTLTPTNTFVGHYTPEDGETVGVGMPVSINFTRGITNTEAVEKAITVTAEPNVPVEGHWFGNDRLDFRPEKYWAAGTKVTVKIALDGVEGRPGVYGKQTRTVHFTIGRSQVSTVDASAHTMEVVRDNQVLRNLPITAGAPSTTTYNGQMVISEKYKVTRMNGATVGFGGEYDISDVPHAMRLSNSGTFVHGNYWASSSTFGSENVSHGCVGLKDARGAGDDEQPAAWFFNESLVGDVVVVKNSKDKQIAPDNGLNGWNMEWSEWIK; this is encoded by the coding sequence CCGCACCGGCCTGCCGGCCCTCCTGCTGGGAGCGGCGCTGCTGTTCACCAGCGCGTGCAGCGGCGGCGGAAACAGCGGGGGCGGCGCCGGTGACAACGCCGGCGGCAAGGGCGGCGGCAAGACGGGCACCGAGGCGTCCAAGGCCGTGGTCAACGTCAAGCCGGACGACGGCTCCAAGGAGGTCGCCACGAGCGGCGTCCTCAAGATATCCAGCACCGGCGGCAAGCTCGCCACGGTGACGGTCGCCGACACCAAGGGCAACGCGGTCGACGGCAAGATGGGCGCCGACGGGGCCAGCTGGGAGCCCTCGCGCAACCTGGCCGCGGCCACCGAGTACAAGGTGCACGTGGTCGCCAAGGACGAGGCCGGCCGGGAGTCCGCGAAGGACACCACCTTCACCACCCTCACGCCGACGAACACCTTCGTCGGCCACTACACCCCCGAGGACGGCGAGACCGTCGGCGTGGGCATGCCCGTGTCGATCAACTTCACCCGGGGCATCACCAACACCGAGGCGGTCGAGAAGGCCATCACCGTCACGGCGGAGCCCAACGTGCCGGTCGAGGGCCACTGGTTCGGCAACGACCGGCTCGACTTCCGTCCCGAGAAGTACTGGGCCGCGGGTACCAAGGTCACCGTGAAGATCGCCCTCGACGGCGTCGAGGGCCGCCCGGGCGTCTACGGCAAGCAGACCCGTACCGTCCACTTCACCATCGGCCGCTCCCAGGTCTCCACGGTCGACGCGAGCGCGCACACGATGGAGGTCGTCCGCGACAACCAGGTGCTCAGGAACCTGCCGATCACCGCGGGCGCCCCGTCGACCACCACGTACAACGGGCAGATGGTCATCAGCGAGAAGTACAAGGTGACCCGGATGAACGGCGCCACCGTCGGCTTCGGCGGCGAGTACGACATCTCCGACGTCCCCCACGCCATGCGCCTGTCGAACTCCGGCACCTTCGTGCACGGCAACTACTGGGCCTCCAGCAGCACGTTCGGCTCGGAGAACGTCAGCCACGGCTGCGTCGGCCTCAAGGACGCGCGCGGCGCCGGTGACGACGAGCAGCCCGCCGCCTGGTTCTTCAACGAGTCCCTCGTCGGCGACGTGGTCGTCGTGAAGAACTCCAAGGACAAGCAGATCGCCCCGGACAACGGCCTCAACGGCTGGAACATGGAATGGTCGGAGTGGATCAAGTAG